One window of Streptomyces sp. FIT100 genomic DNA carries:
- a CDS encoding peptidoglycan-binding protein encodes MGTAWIPGAERLGNGTIGGPMDHPDRPARVVWHTTESGAGPSAFHTVGNYLISVHSEPQILYDPTTDRIGQYGPLTQSARALKNCGTVRNNRVGAACIQIEVLAHASQPFTAYWRPGPNFRALMAAIRSFGIPDAFPMGTPARSVAGCRREASVWLTRGGHYGHCNVPGNDHWDPGGIDTGKLFAAAPGTPPPGHTSTTGGLAPGTAGCIPFPGTAFFQAGAHSPIVTAMGRKLVAEGCSAYTDGPGPQWGEGDRRSYALWQRKRGYSGSDADGIPGRTTWEALKVPKDWA; translated from the coding sequence ATGGGCACAGCATGGATACCCGGGGCCGAGCGTCTGGGGAACGGCACGATCGGCGGCCCGATGGACCACCCCGACCGTCCGGCACGTGTGGTGTGGCACACCACGGAGAGCGGAGCCGGGCCTTCGGCATTCCACACCGTCGGGAACTACCTGATCTCCGTCCACAGCGAGCCGCAGATCCTCTACGACCCGACAACGGACCGCATCGGCCAGTACGGACCTCTGACGCAGAGCGCCCGGGCGCTGAAGAACTGCGGCACGGTGCGCAACAACCGGGTCGGGGCGGCGTGTATCCAGATCGAGGTTCTCGCACACGCCTCCCAGCCGTTCACCGCCTACTGGCGGCCGGGCCCCAACTTCCGTGCGCTCATGGCCGCCATCCGTTCCTTCGGCATCCCCGACGCCTTCCCGATGGGAACCCCGGCACGGTCGGTGGCCGGATGCCGGCGTGAAGCGTCCGTGTGGCTGACGCGGGGCGGGCACTACGGCCACTGCAACGTTCCCGGAAACGACCACTGGGACCCGGGCGGCATCGACACCGGCAAGCTGTTCGCCGCCGCCCCCGGCACGCCCCCGCCAGGGCACACCTCCACCACCGGCGGACTCGCACCGGGCACAGCGGGCTGCATACCCTTCCCCGGAACCGCGTTCTTCCAGGCCGGTGCCCACTCCCCGATAGTGACGGCCATGGGCCGAAAGCTCGTTGCCGAAGGATGCTCCGCCTACACCGACGGCCCCGGGCCGCAATGGGGCGAGGGGGACCGGCGAAGCTACGCGCTCTGGCAGCGCAAGCGGGGCTACAGCGGATCCGACGCCGACGGTATCCCGGGGCGGACGACCTGGGAGGCCCTCAAAGTCCCCAAGGACTGGGCGTGA
- a CDS encoding class A beta-lactamase-related serine hydrolase — MLTVALPLRARRRDLVAGVAAILICLYASSAAPLAASHRQEAPVTAPPAAQAHICTSAEPQLARQLERNLHRALSGNTRSVAVALQDERTHTHCAFRSRVPFDSASVVKVTVLGALLHQTSRARRPLTAEEHQLAANMITRSDNAATSVLWNRIGRSGLERFARAAGMHSTRFGPGGLWGLTQITAEDQLALLTLLGTRNTVLDETSRSYATDLMTHVVPEQRWGVTAGFAGSSPVAVKNGWLPRSQRHWRVHSIGTFHAEGTSYSLVILSDGNRLFSQGKDSIEELARVIHEDLEKHRHHTHDELASKGTHPAPPRPGTGPPSARRPGIDTAA, encoded by the coding sequence ATGCTCACCGTTGCCTTACCGCTACGTGCCCGCCGTCGAGACCTCGTCGCCGGCGTCGCCGCAATCCTGATCTGCCTCTACGCGTCGTCAGCCGCTCCGCTGGCGGCTTCTCACCGGCAAGAGGCCCCTGTCACCGCCCCGCCCGCCGCCCAGGCGCACATCTGCACCTCGGCAGAGCCCCAACTCGCCCGGCAGCTCGAACGCAACCTCCATCGCGCGCTGTCGGGGAACACCCGGTCGGTGGCTGTCGCGCTTCAGGACGAACGCACCCATACGCACTGCGCCTTTCGCTCCCGGGTGCCGTTCGACTCCGCCAGCGTGGTGAAGGTGACCGTCCTGGGCGCACTGCTCCACCAGACCTCCCGGGCCCGCCGGCCACTGACCGCCGAAGAACACCAGCTGGCCGCGAACATGATCACCCGTTCCGACAACGCGGCAACCAGCGTGCTGTGGAACCGTATCGGCCGCTCGGGGCTGGAACGGTTCGCCCGCGCGGCAGGTATGCACTCCACACGGTTCGGCCCCGGCGGCCTGTGGGGGCTGACCCAGATCACCGCGGAGGACCAGTTGGCCCTCCTCACCCTGCTCGGGACACGCAACACCGTCCTTGACGAGACGTCACGCTCATACGCGACGGACCTGATGACACATGTCGTGCCCGAACAACGCTGGGGAGTCACCGCAGGGTTCGCCGGATCCTCTCCGGTGGCGGTGAAGAACGGCTGGCTCCCACGCTCGCAGCGCCACTGGCGGGTTCACAGCATCGGCACCTTCCACGCCGAAGGCACCTCCTACTCCCTGGTCATCCTCAGCGACGGCAACCGCCTCTTCTCCCAAGGGAAGGACTCCATCGAAGAACTGGCCCGGGTCATCCACGAGGACCTCGAGAAACACCGGCATCACACACACGACGAACTCGCGTCCAAGGGAACACACCCCGCGCCGCCGCGGCCAGGAACAGGCCCGCCCTCCGCGAGACGGCCGGGCATCGACACCGCAGCGTAG
- a CDS encoding DUF1989 domain-containing protein, with amino-acid sequence MFCVLACVVGVCRWLFVLVSVCTQLVCQFFWDRGRTMPVVEPACQVSEGGTLDVDRGLYDRISVTPGARRIVNSFVVPARSGRAWEVPAGHLCRIVTVDGPQVGDFNVWNRHDAGEYFWAARTRQLQRAHVSTYDRLWSCLPFLRPLLTVTRDTLAGFDGDGGRVHDLLGTHCDPCVSRLLAGRAVEDHCHGNLVRAIEPYGLTESDVHDALGVFHRTGLNQQDQYVARECPARPGDFFEFFAELDLLCALSTCPGGDMSVPMWGPYAHDAVEGCRPIAIVVYAVDDVLLEGWTPPPWRGARNPAGGVGLRAWLS; translated from the coding sequence ATGTTCTGTGTTTTGGCCTGTGTGGTGGGTGTCTGCCGCTGGCTCTTTGTGTTGGTGAGTGTTTGTACGCAGCTTGTTTGTCAGTTCTTCTGGGATAGGGGCCGCACGATGCCTGTTGTCGAACCCGCTTGTCAGGTTTCCGAGGGGGGCACGCTCGATGTGGACAGGGGGCTGTATGACCGGATTTCGGTGACGCCTGGTGCCAGGAGGATCGTGAACAGTTTTGTTGTTCCGGCGCGTTCCGGCCGGGCCTGGGAGGTTCCTGCTGGTCATTTGTGTCGGATTGTCACGGTGGACGGTCCGCAGGTGGGTGACTTCAATGTGTGGAACCGGCATGACGCGGGTGAGTATTTCTGGGCGGCTCGTACGCGTCAGCTTCAGCGTGCTCATGTGAGTACGTATGATCGTTTGTGGTCCTGCCTTCCTTTTCTGCGTCCTTTGCTGACGGTTACCAGGGACACGCTCGCCGGGTTCGACGGTGATGGCGGGCGTGTGCATGATCTGCTTGGCACTCATTGTGACCCGTGCGTCAGCCGTCTGCTTGCCGGCCGGGCTGTGGAGGATCACTGTCACGGGAATCTGGTGCGCGCGATTGAGCCGTACGGTCTCACCGAGTCCGATGTGCACGATGCCCTCGGTGTTTTCCACCGGACCGGCCTGAACCAGCAGGATCAGTACGTTGCGAGGGAGTGTCCGGCTCGTCCTGGTGACTTCTTCGAGTTTTTCGCCGAACTCGATCTGCTGTGTGCGCTGTCCACTTGTCCCGGCGGGGACATGTCTGTGCCCATGTGGGGTCCGTACGCACATGATGCGGTTGAGGGCTGCCGTCCGATCGCGATCGTGGTCTACGCGGTTGACGACGTCCTGCTGGAAGGCTGGACGCCGCCGCCGTGGCGCGGTGCCCGCAACCCTGCGGGCGGTGTGGGGTTGCGGGCCTGGTTGTCGTGA
- a CDS encoding peptidoglycan-binding protein, which produces MTRESVSLAQVRPGQVNNSVRVLQRALAKEVASVFPEAMLTSPEFGTYGPVTKEAVAQVQRNLGYHGGDADGVIGAATLRYLAGKYGFDAVAESEHHTVAPTPGRLSLSQVLYHDPHDKSGEAAMRAYAQRACELTGMDPRFGVPALVTIAKRESSYNDPRWRVNTTDVNAHGPRVADGHPQNCSRGVTQCIPSTFAAYHQAGTALTPYDVVACMCATINYVRARYGVDHSGSNFAARVQQADPHRSPRGY; this is translated from the coding sequence ATGACTCGCGAATCGGTATCACTTGCGCAAGTGCGGCCCGGTCAGGTCAACAACAGTGTCCGTGTACTGCAGCGTGCTTTGGCGAAAGAGGTGGCATCGGTGTTCCCCGAGGCGATGCTGACGTCGCCGGAGTTCGGAACGTATGGGCCGGTGACGAAGGAAGCCGTGGCCCAGGTGCAGCGCAACCTGGGGTATCACGGCGGCGATGCGGACGGTGTCATCGGTGCTGCGACGCTGCGCTACCTGGCAGGCAAGTACGGCTTCGACGCCGTCGCGGAGAGCGAACATCACACGGTGGCGCCCACTCCCGGCAGACTGTCGCTCTCCCAGGTGCTCTACCACGACCCTCACGACAAGTCAGGGGAAGCGGCGATGCGGGCCTACGCCCAGCGGGCCTGCGAGTTGACCGGGATGGATCCCCGCTTCGGAGTGCCGGCCCTGGTCACGATCGCCAAGCGGGAGTCCTCGTACAACGATCCGCGCTGGCGGGTGAACACCACCGATGTGAACGCTCACGGGCCCCGGGTGGCCGACGGGCACCCGCAGAACTGCTCGCGCGGTGTCACCCAGTGCATTCCGTCCACGTTCGCCGCCTATCACCAGGCGGGCACCGCGCTCACGCCGTACGACGTGGTGGCGTGCATGTGCGCGACGATCAATTACGTCCGCGCCCGCTACGGCGTCGACCACTCCGGGTCGAACTTCGCCGCCCGTGTCCAGCAGGCCGATCCGCACCGCTCACCTCGCGGCTACTGA
- a CDS encoding transposase has protein sequence MHRHLWSPSYFAAPCGGAPLAIIHQYTEQQNVRCDLQVTAVLRCIHPRPEGRGPLQESR, from the coding sequence ATGCACCGGCACCTGTGGTCGCCCTCGTACTTCGCTGCGCCCTGCGGCGGCGCACCGCTGGCGATCATCCACCAGTACACCGAGCAGCAGAACGTCCGCTGTGACCTGCAGGTCACAGCAGTCCTGAGATGCATTCACCCCCGGCCCGAAGGCCGGGGCCCTCTGCAAGAGTCTCGGTAA
- a CDS encoding SH3 domain-containing protein, with the protein MLAAGASAAALALSLAAAFPATAGGGGLQDTVRGQVVSASPLNIRTVPSTDSQPQGASLRPGASVIIDCKVRAQVIGGNQIWYRLRLQKGGWAAARYIRNSAPVPFCWTPPATTLRLVPSVG; encoded by the coding sequence TTGTTAGCGGCCGGAGCTTCTGCCGCCGCACTCGCGCTGTCGCTTGCGGCCGCTTTTCCGGCCACCGCCGGCGGCGGCGGTCTGCAGGACACCGTCCGCGGCCAGGTCGTCTCCGCCTCGCCGCTCAACATCCGCACCGTCCCCTCCACCGACTCACAGCCCCAAGGCGCATCGCTGCGGCCCGGCGCGAGCGTCATCATCGACTGCAAGGTCCGCGCTCAGGTCATCGGCGGAAACCAGATCTGGTACCGGCTGCGCCTCCAGAAGGGGGGGTGGGCGGCCGCCCGCTACATCCGCAACTCCGCTCCGGTTCCCTTCTGCTGGACGCCGCCCGCCACCACGCTGAGGCTGGTGCCCAGCGTCGGCTGA
- a CDS encoding helix-turn-helix domain-containing protein: MHIRDSRRFTELLSLQSLSQRKLADIAHVSQAFISLLAHGRRGARPETAWRIATALGVLTEELFATTPATTPTPTPAPTPTPTPTPTPTAIHFARHQLSKNRRTTRTHRHRTHHSTPCTTHQAAA, from the coding sequence ATGCACATCCGTGACAGCCGACGCTTCACCGAACTCCTCAGTCTCCAGTCCCTCTCCCAACGCAAACTCGCCGACATCGCCCACGTATCCCAGGCCTTCATCTCCCTCCTCGCACACGGGCGCCGCGGAGCCCGCCCGGAAACCGCCTGGCGCATCGCCACCGCACTCGGCGTCCTCACCGAAGAACTCTTCGCCACCACTCCTGCCACCACACCCACACCAACTCCCGCACCCACACCAACCCCCACACCCACGCCCACGCCCACCGCAATCCACTTCGCCCGCCACCAACTCAGCAAGAACCGCCGAACCACACGCACCCACCGCCATCGCACACACCACTCCACCCCCTGCACCACCCACCAGGCCGCGGCCTGA
- a CDS encoding methyltransferase, translating to MTTLDRTEQIAMRGLLTTISDTLGTPLAPEWEHAYQTVPRHRFLPTRLWTGNALAECARSTDPETWLRHAYTDIPLVTRLNDGYDGAVGDLRPSCSVPEPSLVFRMLDMLDVRDGHDVLHIGTGTGWITGLLAHRLGGDHVTTVEADPALHVQAGIKLKAARLEPVLIEGDGAAGHAAGAPYDRVLAECSVRAVPRAWLEQTRPGGVILTPWSSPWYGFGLLRLTAHSDGSASGPFSPHGACTLMSGQQGTELSIHRDVVRPEQLAHLSETKLSPWAVTGDDRAAKFAMGLLLRDLWWAWHSNSTMDGVAFQLWIATTDAASWAAIDVAERAADRFTVRQHGPRRLVNELEGAYAWWQGVGSPGPEQFGMTVTADGRHIPWLDSPDNILPARR from the coding sequence ATGACCACCCTCGACAGGACGGAGCAGATCGCCATGCGGGGTCTGCTCACCACCATCAGCGACACCCTGGGCACCCCCCTGGCACCCGAATGGGAGCACGCCTACCAGACCGTTCCCAGGCACCGGTTCCTGCCCACCCGGCTGTGGACCGGGAACGCCCTGGCCGAGTGCGCGCGCAGCACCGACCCGGAGACCTGGCTGCGCCACGCCTATACGGACATCCCTCTCGTCACCCGGCTCAACGACGGCTATGACGGGGCCGTCGGTGATCTGCGGCCTTCCTGTTCCGTCCCCGAACCCTCCCTCGTCTTCCGGATGCTGGACATGCTGGATGTGCGAGACGGCCACGACGTCCTGCACATCGGGACCGGGACCGGATGGATCACCGGCCTTCTCGCCCACCGCCTGGGCGGGGATCACGTCACCACGGTGGAAGCGGACCCGGCGCTGCACGTCCAGGCCGGTATCAAGCTCAAGGCGGCCCGGCTGGAGCCCGTCCTGATCGAGGGGGACGGGGCGGCCGGGCACGCGGCCGGGGCGCCCTACGACCGTGTCCTGGCCGAGTGTTCCGTCCGCGCGGTGCCGCGCGCGTGGCTGGAGCAGACCAGGCCCGGGGGAGTGATCCTCACCCCGTGGTCCTCACCCTGGTACGGCTTCGGCCTGCTGCGGCTGACCGCGCACAGCGACGGCAGCGCCTCCGGGCCCTTCTCACCCCATGGCGCCTGCACGCTCATGAGCGGCCAGCAGGGCACGGAACTGAGTATCCACCGGGACGTGGTGCGCCCCGAGCAGCTGGCGCACCTCTCCGAGACCAAGTTGTCCCCGTGGGCGGTCACGGGCGATGACCGCGCCGCGAAGTTCGCGATGGGTCTGCTGCTGAGGGACCTCTGGTGGGCCTGGCACTCGAACTCGACCATGGACGGGGTCGCGTTCCAGCTGTGGATCGCGACCACTGACGCCGCCTCCTGGGCGGCCATCGACGTGGCGGAGCGGGCCGCTGACCGCTTCACCGTGCGCCAGCACGGGCCGCGGCGGCTGGTGAACGAGCTGGAAGGCGCCTACGCGTGGTGGCAGGGTGTCGGCAGCCCTGGGCCCGAACAGTTCGGCATGACGGTCACCGCCGACGGCCGTCACATCCCCTGGCTCGACTCCCCGGACAACATCCTCCCCGCCCGCCGCTGA
- a CDS encoding WhiB family transcriptional regulator — protein MELSLTPATGHSRPRQLSLWDRHWRQHGACAGSDTNLFFADNRSCGQEEALEICASCPVRTECLAYALDERFPYGIFGGTTPAWRRDLLHRRPHVTSWRGLLLRARAEHMNRPHRTTTPVTRTHRTQSAAHGTHN, from the coding sequence GTGGAACTGAGCCTGACGCCCGCCACCGGCCACAGCAGACCCCGTCAGCTTTCCTTGTGGGACCGCCACTGGCGGCAGCACGGGGCCTGCGCCGGCAGCGACACGAACCTGTTCTTCGCCGACAACCGCTCCTGCGGGCAGGAGGAAGCCCTGGAAATCTGCGCATCCTGCCCGGTCCGGACCGAATGCCTCGCCTACGCCCTGGACGAGCGCTTCCCGTACGGCATCTTCGGCGGCACCACCCCGGCCTGGCGCCGGGACCTGCTGCACCGCCGGCCCCACGTCACCTCCTGGCGCGGCCTGCTGTTGCGAGCACGAGCCGAGCACATGAACCGGCCGCACCGCACCACCACCCCCGTCACCCGGACCCACCGGACCCAGTCGGCAGCACACGGCACCCACAACTGA
- a CDS encoding ABC transporter ATP-binding protein: protein MMSGVHLDGVSKTFGSRTAVRRLDLTVGDGEFFSLLGPSGCGKTSTLRMIAGFDAPTSGRIRIGANDVTFLPPHRRDVNTVFQSYALFEHLDVFGNVAFGLKRRGAPRKEIIQRVGRMLELVGLLGEARARPHTLSGGQKQRVALARALVNRPSVLLLDEPLSALDLQLRQRMRLELKEIQREVGCTFVFVTHDQDEALALSDRLAVLRAGTLAQTGTPEDIYERPADAFVAGFIGVSNVMAGRYAGGRLTLPGGLSFPVPGRPGLGEGARVSASVRPEKIRLGDFEPGMVRVRGTVRESVYGGASTTYLVEVAPGVELSVLEQNADRSRREKRWSGGESVELGWRPEHCLLLDGDA, encoded by the coding sequence ATGATGTCCGGCGTACACCTCGACGGCGTGAGCAAGACGTTCGGCTCGCGCACCGCCGTGCGGCGGCTCGATCTCACCGTCGGCGACGGCGAGTTCTTCTCGCTGCTGGGGCCGTCCGGCTGCGGGAAGACCTCCACGCTGCGGATGATCGCCGGATTCGACGCCCCGACCAGCGGACGCATCCGCATCGGCGCGAACGACGTCACCTTCCTGCCGCCGCACCGGCGCGACGTCAACACCGTCTTCCAGTCCTACGCCCTCTTCGAGCACCTCGACGTCTTCGGCAACGTCGCCTTCGGCCTGAAGCGGCGTGGTGCCCCGCGCAAGGAGATCATCCAGCGGGTCGGGCGGATGCTGGAACTGGTCGGGCTCCTGGGCGAGGCCAGGGCCCGGCCGCATACCCTCTCCGGCGGTCAGAAGCAGCGGGTGGCGCTGGCTCGGGCCCTGGTCAACCGGCCCTCGGTGCTGCTGCTGGACGAGCCGCTCTCGGCGCTGGACCTGCAACTGCGCCAACGGATGCGCCTGGAGCTCAAAGAGATCCAGCGGGAGGTCGGCTGCACGTTCGTCTTCGTCACCCACGACCAGGACGAGGCGCTGGCTCTGTCCGACCGGCTCGCGGTGCTGCGGGCGGGGACACTCGCGCAGACCGGCACGCCCGAGGACATCTACGAACGGCCCGCCGACGCGTTCGTGGCCGGCTTCATCGGCGTCTCCAATGTGATGGCGGGCCGCTACGCCGGTGGCAGGCTCACCCTGCCCGGCGGCCTGTCCTTTCCCGTGCCCGGACGGCCGGGCCTTGGCGAAGGGGCGCGGGTGAGCGCGTCCGTGCGCCCGGAGAAGATCCGGCTCGGCGACTTCGAGCCGGGCATGGTGCGCGTACGCGGCACCGTGCGGGAGAGCGTCTACGGCGGGGCGAGCACCACCTACCTGGTCGAAGTGGCGCCGGGAGTGGAGCTGTCGGTGCTGGAGCAGAACGCCGACCGGTCCCGCCGCGAGAAACGCTGGAGCGGCGGGGAGAGCGTCGAGCTGGGCTGGCGGCCCGAGCACTGCCTGCTCCTGGACGGCGACGCGTGA
- a CDS encoding aldo/keto reductase, giving the protein MPAPPPRTAAPRMTHRRSGRSGLHLPVLSLSLAGRNKPLSAPSALIHHAVNEGITHFDFTLRRGQISATADGTTGHALATVRARRSDVTVSTRIGLGTGPGPLAGFGSRGHLLSQLNTLLRYTGLDHVDILYAHRYDHTCPLEETMGALASAVHQGKALYVGLSGFGPSVLARAAVLLNRLGTPAVLYQASYSLLDRWLENQVLDVLELHGIGCVAGSPLAGAALTGRGHALAAPPGVLSALARIAAERGQNLAQLALSWSLHNPRITSALLSTSQFDHLAQAREAAGRLDFTADELAGINACCPPA; this is encoded by the coding sequence ATGCCCGCACCGCCCCCGAGAACCGCCGCACCCCGCATGACCCACCGCCGCAGCGGCCGCAGCGGACTCCACCTCCCCGTCCTCTCCCTCAGCCTGGCAGGCCGCAACAAGCCGCTGTCCGCACCCAGCGCACTGATCCACCACGCGGTCAACGAGGGCATCACCCACTTCGACTTCACGCTACGCCGCGGTCAGATATCCGCGACGGCCGACGGCACCACCGGCCACGCCCTGGCAACGGTGCGTGCGCGGCGCAGCGACGTGACCGTCTCCACCCGTATCGGCCTGGGAACCGGCCCCGGCCCCCTGGCCGGATTCGGCTCCCGCGGGCATCTGCTCTCCCAGCTCAACACCCTGCTCCGGTACACCGGACTCGACCACGTCGACATCCTCTACGCGCACCGCTACGACCACACCTGCCCGCTCGAGGAGACCATGGGCGCCCTGGCGAGCGCGGTCCATCAGGGAAAGGCCCTCTATGTGGGCCTGTCGGGGTTCGGGCCGTCTGTGCTGGCGCGAGCGGCCGTACTCCTGAACCGGCTGGGCACCCCCGCCGTGCTCTACCAGGCCTCGTACTCCCTGCTCGACCGGTGGCTCGAAAACCAGGTGCTGGATGTTCTCGAACTCCACGGCATCGGCTGCGTCGCCGGCTCCCCGCTGGCGGGCGCCGCCCTGACCGGCCGCGGACACGCGCTGGCCGCTCCTCCCGGGGTGCTGTCCGCTCTCGCGCGCATCGCCGCCGAACGCGGCCAGAACCTGGCCCAGCTCGCCCTCAGCTGGAGCCTGCACAACCCGCGCATCACCTCCGCCCTCCTGTCCACCTCCCAGTTCGACCACCTCGCACAGGCCCGGGAGGCCGCCGGCCGCCTGGACTTCACCGCCGACGAACTCGCCGGTATCAACGCCTGCTGCCCGCCGGCCTGA
- a CDS encoding helix-turn-helix domain-containing protein, with product MQLRDTERFTELLYLKGLSQRKLAEQAHVSQAFISMLARGRRGARPETAWRIASALGVCSHELFTVEPARLTRLARTATDTAALCKAAPSPPSSPSSPSPPSPPSSPPSSSPLSPPSPPSSPPSPPSPSPSPPSSSPPLPSSPLRPTAA from the coding sequence ATGCAGCTCCGCGACACAGAGCGTTTCACCGAATTGCTGTATCTCAAAGGCCTGTCCCAGCGGAAACTGGCCGAACAGGCCCATGTTTCCCAGGCATTCATATCGATGCTGGCCCGCGGTCGGCGCGGGGCCCGGCCGGAGACCGCGTGGCGTATAGCCTCCGCGCTGGGCGTGTGCAGCCATGAGCTGTTCACCGTCGAGCCCGCCCGGCTGACGCGCCTGGCACGCACGGCCACCGACACGGCCGCTCTGTGCAAGGCAGCGCCATCGCCGCCATCGTCGCCATCGTCGCCATCGCCGCCATCGCCGCCATCGTCACCGCCGTCGTCGTCGCCGCTGTCGCCGCCATCGCCGCCATCGTCACCGCCGTCGCCGCCGTCGCCGTCGCCGTCGCCGCCATCGTCGTCACCGCCGTTGCCGTCGTCGCCGTTGCGGCCCACAGCCGCCTGA
- a CDS encoding transglycosylase family protein, translating into MFTSPLFSRLRRRLRPATAAVALACAVSALTGTGTAHATPEHVWEDLAACESSGNWRARTGNGFYGGLQFTPSTWREHGGTRFAARADLASPAEQISVAKRVLRRQGWGAWPVCSRRLAPKARAAARHPVPAVPHTPAARGTYRVQPGDTLHHVATTHRAPGGWRALYTINRGVIGHPDMIYPGQILRLR; encoded by the coding sequence GTGTTCACCTCACCCCTGTTCTCCCGCCTGAGGCGCCGTCTGCGCCCGGCCACGGCCGCTGTCGCCCTCGCCTGCGCCGTGAGCGCCCTCACCGGCACGGGCACCGCACACGCGACGCCAGAGCACGTCTGGGAGGATCTCGCCGCCTGCGAAAGCAGCGGCAACTGGCGCGCCCGTACCGGCAACGGCTTCTACGGAGGGCTGCAGTTCACCCCGTCGACGTGGCGGGAACACGGAGGCACCCGCTTCGCCGCCCGCGCCGACCTGGCATCGCCCGCCGAGCAGATCTCGGTCGCCAAGCGCGTACTGCGCCGCCAGGGCTGGGGCGCCTGGCCCGTGTGCTCACGCCGTCTGGCCCCCAAAGCCCGCGCGGCCGCCCGGCACCCCGTGCCGGCCGTCCCCCACACCCCGGCCGCCCGCGGAACCTACCGCGTACAGCCCGGCGACACCCTGCACCACGTCGCCACCACCCACCGCGCACCAGGAGGATGGCGCGCCCTCTACACCATCAACCGCGGCGTCATCGGGCACCCCGACATGATCTACCCCGGCCAGATCCTGCGGCTGAGGTGA
- a CDS encoding helix-turn-helix domain-containing protein, with protein sequence MPPQFSRRGTQADPALADPSRRLLTTAEAAEVAQVSPACIRQWVRRGYLRPVARYGKRNLYREDHVLRAERDRRNPGAPSPGTGTPQPRNPGAPSPGTGTSSSGTGAARHATSPDWPTAER encoded by the coding sequence ATGCCCCCACAGTTCTCCCGGCGCGGCACCCAGGCCGATCCCGCGCTCGCGGACCCCTCCCGCAGGCTGCTGACCACCGCCGAGGCCGCCGAGGTCGCCCAAGTGAGCCCCGCATGCATCCGCCAATGGGTCCGCCGGGGCTACCTGCGGCCCGTAGCCCGCTACGGCAAACGCAACCTCTACCGGGAGGACCATGTGCTGCGCGCGGAACGGGACCGCCGCAACCCCGGCGCCCCATCACCCGGCACCGGCACCCCGCAACCCCGCAACCCCGGCGCCCCGTCACCCGGCACCGGCACTTCGTCATCCGGCACCGGCGCCGCGCGACACGCGACGAGCCCCGATTGGCCCACGGCCGAGCGATAA
- a CDS encoding helix-turn-helix domain-containing protein, translating to MRIRDSRRFTELLSLQSLSQRKLADIAHVSQAFISLLAHGRRGARPETAWRIATALGVLTEELFSATTPDSATTPTPAPAPAPAPAPVPGSTAAPTTPTPTPTATHFARHQLSKNRRPTRTHRPRTHRPTPCTTHQAAA from the coding sequence ATGCGCATCCGTGACAGCCGACGCTTCACCGAACTCCTCAGTCTCCAGTCCCTCTCCCAACGCAAACTCGCCGACATCGCCCACGTATCCCAAGCCTTCATCTCCCTCCTCGCACACGGACGCCGCGGAGCCCGCCCGGAAACCGCCTGGCGCATCGCCACCGCACTCGGCGTCCTCACCGAAGAACTCTTCAGCGCCACCACCCCCGACTCCGCCACCACCCCCACACCCGCCCCTGCACCGGCACCCGCGCCCGCGCCCGTACCCGGCTCCACCGCAGCCCCCACCACCCCCACCCCCACCCCCACCGCAACCCACTTCGCCCGCCACCAACTCAGCAAGAACCGGCGCCCCACACGCACCCACCGCCCCCGCACCCACCGCCCCACCCCCTGCACCACCCACCAGGCCGCAGCCTGA